In Ornithodoros turicata isolate Travis chromosome 1, ASM3712646v1, whole genome shotgun sequence, the DNA window gagatcgccgcggatatctcggaataaatcgCAACGTTCGATTCCGGGGAGATCGCCACGgatatctcggaataaatcgcggcgttcgattccggggagatcgccgcggataTCTCGGCATAAATCGCGGCGTTCGATTCCGGGGAAATCTCTCGAAATAAGTCGCGATGATGAGGCAGAATTGCGATATTTGATTCCCGGGAGATCGCCACGgatatctcggaataaatcgCGACGTTCGATTCCGGAGAGATCGCCGCGGTTATCTCAGCATAAATCGCCACGTTCGATTCCGGGGAGATTGCCGCGGGTATCTCGGAATAAATCGCAACGTTCGATTCCGGGGAGATCGACACGgatatctcggaataaatcgCGACGTTCGATTCCGGAGAGATCGCCGCGGATATCTCGGCATAAATCGCGGCGTTCGATTCCGGGGAAATCTCTCGAAATAAGTCGCGATGATGAGGCAGAATTGCGATATTTGATTCCCGGGAGATCGCCACGgatatctcggaataaatcgcgacgttcgattccgggagatcgccgcggatatctcggaataaatcgCGACGTTCGATTCCGGGGAGATCGCCACGGATATTTTGGAATAAATCCCGACGATGAGGCAAAATCGCGACGTTCGATTCCGGTGTGATCGCCACGGATCGATACCTCGGAATAAATCGCGACGTTCGATTCCGGGGAGATCGCCACGGATATCTCGGAACAAATCGCGACGTTCGATTCCAGGGAGATTGCCGCGgatatctcggaataaatcgCGACGTTCGATTCCGGGGAGATCTCTCGAAATAAGTCGCGATGATGAGGCAGAATTGCGATATTTGATTCCCGGGAGATCGCCACGGATATCTCGGAATGAATCGCGACGATGAGGCATAATCGCGACGTTCGATTCCGGGGAAATCGGCACGgatatctcggaataaatcgCGAAGGTCGATTCCGgggagatcgccgcggatatctcggaataaatcacgacgttcgattccgggagatcgccgcggatatctcggaataaatcgCGACGTTCGATTCCGGGGAAATCACCGCGGATATTTTTGAATAAATCCCGACGATGAGGCAAAATCGCGACGTTCGATTCCGGGGAGATCGCCACGGATACCTCGGAATAAATCGCGACGTTCGATTCCGGGGAGATCGCCACGGATATCTCGGAACAAATCGCGACGTTCGATTCCAGGGAGATTGCCGCGgatatctcggaataaatcgCGACGATGAGGCAGAATCGCGACGTTCGATTCCGGGGAGATCTCTCGAAATAAGTCGCGATGATGAGGCAGAATTGCGATATTTGATTCCCGGGAGATCGCCACGGATATCTCGGAATGAATCGCGACGATGAGGCATAATCGCGACGTTCGATTCCGGGGAGATCGCCACGGATATCTCGGAACAAATCGCGACGTTCGATTCCGGAGAGATCGCCGCGgatatctcggaataaatcgCGACGTTCGATTCCGGGGAGATCGCCACGAATATCTCGGAATAAACCGCGAAATTCGATTCCGGGCAGGCCGCCGCGGATATCTGGCAATGAATCGCGACGACGAGGCAACTACAACAGTGTTATACTCTGAGATCCACATCCCACAATAGAGTGCTACAAAATTACTGAGCAAACGTAGCACTATAAGAAAACCATGGGTTACAAATGTCCTTCATTCTATGAAGCATAATCCTAAATAGGCCATTCAAACGCGTGGGGTAAAATTTTGCAGAATTTTTAGCGTTGTTTCTGTGAGAAGTGGCTAACAGTCTGCAAAGTGTGAGGTGAGTTAGCCTCATCTTGTATTTTTGGGACATGATCAAAATGCGTAATGAtcgctaaattcaccctgtagtaTACACTGACGGTGCCTTAGGCCGTCTAATATGCCATGAACTTACTATGCATGAAACATGCTACCCACAATACAAAAACATGACAGAATACAAATTAACTGTTTTGGACCACGATCTGTAATGCTCATTAAACCATGTTTATAGTTTCCTCACAGAAACATTATGGtaatcacacacaaaaaagcacaAAATATGGGTGTCAACCAAAACATCCCCACAACAAAGAAATTGGGGGCACTTTTAATTTTATGAAAACTGCACCAGCAGTGGTGCTTGATCCCACACCCTCTGACTGGTAATTGGATGGCTCCAGTACAGGAGGGGGTGTTGGCCATAGACCTTGCCGGGGAACGGCTTGAAATGCTTCGGTCACCGAGCTCGCCAGGGTAGAGACGCAAAATTTCACAAATTTTTGAACTGCTGTAAAAAATGTTTCATTTTCGTTTTTTGGAAAAATGGGAAGAAGCAAAAATTTTCACTCTTACACAACGTAGGTTTATAAGTGAACATTATAGAACAAATCATGGCGTGATATAAATGATAAATATAGATTTTATTTGTTTAgcacacaaatacaaaatatagCAGGTTTAGGTCGTAATCATTAGTGCTAGGCTGGACTGGAACTAGCAAACACATAAAATTATGTGGATATGCAAAATTCCCGGTATAGTTTTGGCTTGTTGAAATAGAAGAACGGCTTTCACAGATTTTCGTTTCAGAAAGAATTagagaaaaaggagaaaaactAACTTTGCATCGTCCAGTGGCTCAAGGTAGATAGCCTTAGTGTTATAAGAACATGAGTAGCAATAGCTTTTATTTGGTCTGACTCCAAAAAGGCATAGTGTTTTATTGATACTATTTGGGCTCGTTTATGCACTGTGTATATTTTACCAGAACTTTGAATTTTTTAGTTTTGGGgttggaaattttgggcaattttttaGACGCTGAAATAAAATAGAAAGGAACAATTTTCCCCACCaaactttctttttgttgttgttgttgtttgttcatTTTTCTCGAGGCCTTGCATCTCTACCCTAGGGCCGTTCCGATAATTTTTTTCCGGTGAATTTTTTCCGCCTTGTCTGCCCCGGTTCCAGTCCCACTCCTGGTGCCTTTTTATCAAACGCCACATTTTAATCTGAAATGAAATGTAACATCTTACCCTGTAAGTATCATACTCGTAACGATGTCTGAGGTTGAGATGACTTAGAAAGTTGATAGACTTCTGATGTGGGTTTCCCCATGGCATTGATGCACACACTGGACATACCTATTGAGAAAACATTACTTTCACACAGATTACATAAAACTAACTGTCTACAACTTTCTTCTGAAACACATTCTTTTCTCCCCCTCTGAGAACCGCAAACCAGAACAATTAGCACACCAGCACAGAGAGGTTCAGTGCTACGAAAGTGGTGCTCGCAACACAGGAAAAATGATCAACTCAGACCAAATCAATCTCATAAATTTCTGAGTTTTAAATGGTGCGGATGAAACCATGGCAGTTAGAAATTGCTTCATCTGTATGTGGAGTCACCAGGTTACTCCAGTTAAACATTTACTTACTTTTCATCAGTGAAAATAGCATCAGATACAGAGAGAAAATATCTAGATCAGGTCATACCACGGACTGCTGGTCATCAAAGTGGTTGGCATTGCAGTGGTCCCTGAGAGCAGACAAATCTAAATTGTCCACTTCACAGTATGGGCATGGAAAGGTGAACTTGTTTGTTTCCTCAGACAGTCTGCACACACGAAAAGGTGGTCGGTACACAGGTGGAGCAGCAGCAGTGGCTCCCTCTAGCTGCTCCATGCATGTGCTGTGATGAGCACGCAACTTGGATAGAGACAGCTGCACATAGTATGTGGTCCTCAATTAGAATACCATTTTTATTCAATTTTCATTACTATAAAATTGTGGCACTCTGTGCACTTAACATGAGGATTACATGCAGTATATGACCCTGTCCTACAGTAATGTGTATCGCCAAGCACCTGTTTCTACAAAACGACACATGCCTGGCTAAAAATACCAGCCTTTGGCCACTATCTGAATATATACTAATATTTCTATGTACAAATGGCTGTTCCGTCCAGACAGTTGTTGTGTTGCACTCTGCATTATTACTTTAGCATCACAAGACTGATGTACTACGCATCACACAGAATTTTGGAGCAACTTGTGTCCTAAAGAAAGGACCTCCAGGCCAGAGATTTTAGTATTGCTATAAAACTTCCGTTGATGTAGATGCCAAGCTTAGACTTACACCTGTTCTGATGCAAACACAGTCCTTCTGTTATTACCTCAAACTGTTATTTTGCAAGTTTGACAAACACACATCAAAAGACAGCAATTCTACATCACAAACGTTTCTTGTGTTAATATTCCTGCAGTTGATATGTATTCCTCTGGAGAAAATGTGtaattataatacaaaaaacCCTGAACTTGAAAAAGACAAGGGCAGAGTATGTTTTACACTGTACTCTTAAGAAAAACTGTACTTAAAATGGTAAACTTTGTTTCTGTCTTCCCCCATTGTTTTAACTGAAATTGATACATAGAGGAAAGGATATCCTCCAGACTCATCACCCTGCTAGTTATGTTTGAAACTGAAACCTCAACTCTAAACTGTGCACGTCATTATCCACGATCATGGTAATTTTTGTTACTAAGCCTGTGGAGATGAACTGAGACATTTTTGGTTCTGATTCCCATGCCAGTTTGAGGAAAATGGTTCAGTTCTGGAATAAAAATATCACAGTTCATACAGGTTTGAACCAGTTATACCTCTGATGCCACCACGGGTGCCGTCTATGATGTTCTCTGTGAAACGGTTTCGGATTGCCCTGTGCACCGGCGCGCAGGCGAAGTGGATCCGGGAATGTGGGCGGCTTTTCCAAATTTCTCAAAATTTTTTTAGTACTAAGCACGGCTTTCAATGAAGCTGCAAATCAAGACCCAACAGGTTTGTGAATTTTATTTCTTGGCTATGTGCTACTGATAAGGTTTTCTGAGGAATCACTTCGGTTTGGCAGTAAAGGTCGTAGCGAATCTGGGAGCTTTTCAACGAAAAAATAAGAGTCCAAGATCTACGGCCATTCGATGGGAGATTTTAAGACGGATTCAAGAAATGCTCTGGAGGAGCACCATCTGAAAACTTGAAAATGGCAGAGATGATGTGTTAGAAAGCGTGACATGACAGTGAGTTCAGAAAGCGGTTGCATGGGCTTGTTGGTCGTACTCAATCTTAATATCGGTAAAACAAAACTACCAGCTCTAAAACATTGAAAGATGACACAGACATAAGCACACAGACAATGTGTGCATGTAACCCCGGCTCCAAGGTGATACGTCGCACTGCTTTTCTGTACGTACCTTCGAGTTCCAGATGACCCAACTTTCCACTTGAACCGAGAACCATTAACCCTAATTTTGGGCTTTGCTCCAGAAaggaaacaacaaaaaaagttttTCGTTCAATTCCAGTTTGcccaaaaattttttttttttttaggttcaACACCCtgactaaaaaaagaaaaaaagttcaCTGTACTATATTGGCTACTATAAGATGAAGCTCGCTAAAATGTGTGAGAATAATTTTTGATTCATGTATTGGAAAATGCTAAGAATATATAGGAGAAGAAtagcgctttctttctttttgtggacAGAAACAGTACCGAAGCTTTTATGCCTAACATCTAAAGACATCTAAAGACCATATACACACCACTTTTCTGCAACCAGAGCAAGGTGCTTTAAGGGTAGAGATGCTCTTGGTGAGTTCTTTTGCACGAGCTGTCTTGTTTGGATCAAACATGGAACGACACAGTGGGCACTTGGGGTCATCTTGCTTGCACTGTGCCAAGCATCCACTGCAGAACCTAAGAAAGGAATACTTGCTCGTCAGCTCTTGTTAAGTAACATCAGCAGTATGATGATTACAGTGCCACAAGGTCTATATTCTGGGGTCATACGTTCACGGGGTAAACTATATGTACTGCGTGTCCCACTATTTACATAGTTGAGAATAGCTACATTGCACTCACAGAAAAGGGCACAAGTGTTGCTGTACATTTGATTGGGTCTGTGTATGCTAATCATGGGGTAGTAGCTGAGATAGAGTACCAAAGCCAAACTAAACCTCTGGTTGAAATTTATGTTTTCAACACCACCACCTATATATGTACCGTGGTGTTGCTATATACCTTGTATCCCATGTTTTAACTTCATATTAAATGCTGAACTGTATTCTTTTACTAACGTACTAGGCCAGCACGAAAGCTTTTGTAAAGACGGAGATACATTGTACCTCTGCTTTGTCCTTTTTTAATCAATGTT includes these proteins:
- the LOC135377837 gene encoding E3 ubiquitin-protein ligase RNF114-like isoform X2, whose translation is MVLRLPQSDNRDCVIYDEGFAAHHFKHCLHDHNLNSVQARMIARLSLFKTSNNTISSTEEFVCPICLEIFQKPVTISCGHTFCSGCLAQCKQDDPKCPLCRSMFDPNKTARAKELTKSISTLKAPCSGCRKVLSLSKLRAHHSTCMEQLEGATAAAPPVYRPPFRVCRLSEETNKFTFPCPYCEVDNLDLSALRDHCNANHFDDQQSVVCPVCASMPWGNPHQKSINFLSHLNLRHRYEYDTYRDFGLTDDDALQQALEASLKEK
- the LOC135377837 gene encoding E3 ubiquitin-protein ligase RNF114-like isoform X1; translated protein: MVLRLPQSDNRDCVIYDEGFAAHHFKHCLHDHNLNSVQARMIARLSLFKTSNNTISSTEEFVCPICLEIFQKPVTISCGHTFCSGCLAQCKQDDPKCPLCRSMFDPNKTARAKELTKSISTLKAPCSGCRKVLSLSKLRAHHSTCMEQLEGATAAAPPVYRPPFRVCRLSEETNKFTFPCPYCEVDNLDLSALRDHCNANHFDDQQSVVCPVCASMPWGNPHQKSINFLSHLNLRHRYEYDTYRQDFGLTDDDALQQALEASLKEK